The following are from one region of the Pirellulales bacterium genome:
- a CDS encoding PEP-CTERM sorting domain-containing protein produces MSISRASLAIALFAIGLFGIARSALATDIIYDDLFDGTAATTINGRTPDTANGIDGGTAGATYVSATSANLGIPSTATDALWTVSGGANTGLGTTFANITGATTTNGADDANQIGNVFLPFTPDPGDGFIYDLHMHSNSGTETPATTGNWLGMAFVPAALNNHNTWGQALSNDNSTGLIIMKGTGAVQAFQGNGTGNQKVNLVNGSVTTGAYHDVDIILDTTTSPWSISWLVDGVTPTGGGPLQLAANPSGASAITGIAFGSNKLNGSVAEFSLTAVPEPSTLILAGLGLVGLIGAARRRK; encoded by the coding sequence ATGTCCATCTCACGCGCTTCTTTGGCGATCGCGCTCTTTGCGATTGGCCTATTCGGCATCGCCCGTTCTGCTTTGGCGACCGACATCATCTACGACGATTTGTTCGATGGCACTGCTGCCACCACCATCAACGGTAGAACGCCCGATACAGCCAACGGTATTGATGGCGGCACGGCCGGCGCCACATATGTTTCCGCTACGTCAGCGAATCTTGGAATTCCGAGTACCGCAACCGACGCGCTGTGGACCGTTAGCGGTGGCGCGAACACAGGCTTGGGAACGACATTCGCAAACATTACCGGCGCCACGACGACTAATGGCGCAGACGACGCCAATCAAATCGGCAACGTTTTCCTCCCCTTCACGCCGGATCCTGGCGACGGCTTTATTTACGATCTGCACATGCACAGCAATTCAGGAACTGAAACGCCGGCCACAACCGGCAACTGGCTGGGCATGGCATTTGTCCCCGCGGCACTAAATAATCACAACACTTGGGGCCAAGCGCTGTCGAACGATAACTCAACCGGCCTTATCATCATGAAAGGCACCGGCGCGGTGCAGGCGTTTCAGGGCAACGGGACTGGGAATCAAAAGGTCAATCTTGTCAATGGTTCGGTCACCACGGGCGCATATCATGATGTCGATATCATCCTTGATACGACGACATCGCCTTGGTCCATTAGTTGGCTTGTTGACGGCGTAACACCCACAGGCGGTGGACCACTCCAACTGGCTGCCAATCCATCGGGCGCTTCCGCCATTACCGGGATCGCTTTTGGCTCCAATAAGTTGAATGGCAGCGTGGCTGAATTCAGCCTGACTGCCGTGCCGGAACCGTCGACGTTGATTCTGGCCGGCTTGGGCCTGGTCGGTTTGATCGGCGCGGCTCGTCGCCGGAAATAG
- a CDS encoding DUF1559 domain-containing protein, whose amino-acid sequence MRHPTGAYGSRSRTAFTLVELLVVIAIIGILIALLLPAVQAAREAARRSGCTNNLKQWGLSIQLYHDTRKVLPYACYAPTIAGVQNRQGWPPELWPYIEEKALSQQYSLTTPYYMPPNIINTPAGTRGGPCATPVAVYFCPSDRGGPAWAGLVDPSPGPFPRSRGNYVLNWGPVGYPTVTVNTSQPMFQFHGPFGFSDFNSRNLPRKVALKDILDGTSKTMVMSECIMFPEDNAADHRGDILNDDGTALFMTTAGMTGAAVNYLTPNSSIPDTLKVNPLGTPMYCDPTTNSKYPFIPCTNANATNGIYHAARSFHVGGVNAAMADGSVHFFSETITGGVWAALSTIDGWNTTFGGVSTNWESQDQSGIQ is encoded by the coding sequence ATGCGTCATCCAACTGGCGCCTACGGCTCACGGTCCCGTACGGCCTTCACGCTGGTCGAGCTGTTGGTCGTCATCGCCATTATCGGCATTTTGATTGCCCTGTTGTTGCCCGCCGTGCAGGCTGCGCGCGAAGCCGCTCGCCGCAGCGGTTGCACTAACAACCTCAAGCAATGGGGCTTGTCGATTCAACTGTATCACGATACGAGAAAAGTGTTGCCGTATGCCTGCTATGCTCCCACGATCGCCGGTGTTCAAAATCGGCAGGGCTGGCCGCCGGAACTTTGGCCGTACATTGAAGAAAAGGCGCTTTCTCAGCAATATAGTTTGACCACACCCTATTACATGCCCCCCAACATCATTAACACCCCGGCTGGCACGCGTGGCGGCCCGTGTGCCACCCCTGTAGCCGTTTATTTTTGTCCAAGTGACCGCGGTGGGCCCGCCTGGGCTGGCCTGGTTGATCCTTCTCCCGGTCCTTTTCCTCGCTCTCGCGGCAACTATGTGCTCAATTGGGGGCCCGTTGGATACCCGACGGTCACTGTAAACACCAGCCAACCGATGTTTCAATTTCACGGCCCCTTTGGATTCAGCGACTTTAACTCCCGCAATCTGCCTCGCAAAGTCGCGCTGAAGGACATTCTCGACGGCACATCGAAGACCATGGTGATGTCTGAATGCATCATGTTTCCCGAAGATAATGCTGCCGATCATCGTGGAGATATCCTCAATGACGACGGCACCGCTTTGTTTATGACGACTGCTGGCATGACAGGGGCCGCGGTAAACTATCTGACTCCAAACAGTTCGATTCCCGATACGCTGAAGGTTAACCCTCTGGGCACTCCCATGTATTGCGATCCAACGACGAACAGCAAGTATCCGTTTATCCCGTGCACCAACGCCAATGCCACTAACGGAATTTATCATGCAGCCCGTAGCTTCCACGTCGGCGGCGTGAATGCAGCCATGGCGGATGGTTCGGTACACTTTTTTTCTGAAACCATTACCGGCGGCGTTTGGGCCGCGTTAAGCACCATTGACGGCTGGAACACCACGTTCGGCGGCGTCTCGACCAATTGGGAATCACAAGACCAAAGCGGCATCCAATGA